A genome region from Cucumis sativus cultivar 9930 chromosome 4, Cucumber_9930_V3, whole genome shotgun sequence includes the following:
- the LOC101204726 gene encoding 50S ribosomal protein L13, chloroplastic — MAMLCASSSTPTFSLHSTLTNGTTSNKSFPRNSLLVAFPLPHSKSSFLLTQTSISLTSNSKRSALQVRAQELDRVPLEQRWMFEGDELDGPDIWNKTWYPKAADHVNTEKPWYVVDATDKILGRLASTIANHIRGKDLPTYTPSVDMGAFVIVVNAEKIAVSGKKRTQKLYRRHSGRPGGMTVETFDQLQQRIPERIIEHAVRGMLPKGRLGRALFNHLKVYKGPDHPHEAQKPVDLPIRDKRINKER, encoded by the exons ATGGCGATGCTCTGTGCTTCCTCCTCTACACCCACTTTCTCTTTACATTCCACTCTCACCAATGGAACCACAAGTAACAAAAGCTTTCCCAGAAACTCACTCCTTGTTGCCTTTCCACTCCCACATTcaaaatcttcttttcttctaaccCAGACCTCCATTTCTCTAACCTCCAACTCCAAGAGGTCGGCCCTTCAAGTGCGAGCCCAAGAGCTGGATCGTGTCCCTTTGGAACAACGGTGGATGTTCGAGGGCGACGAGCTCGACGGCCCT GATATATGGAATAAAACGTGGTACCCGAAGGCGGCAGATCATGTGAACACAGAAAAACCTTGGTACGTGGTTGATGCCACTGATAAGATTTTGGGAAGACTAGCTTCAACTATTGCCAATCATATCCGAGGGAAGGATTTGCCAACCTATACTCCTAGTGTGGATATGGGTGCTTTTGTGATTGTG GTAAATGCAGAAAAAATTGCGGTGTCTGGTAAAAAGAGGACTCAGAAACTATACAGGAGGCATTCAGGGCGACCAGGTGGTATGACTGTAGAAACTTTTGATCAGCTACAGCAGAGAATTCCTGAAAGAATTATCGAGCATGCTGTTCGTGGTATGCTTCCAAAAGGGAGG CTTGGAAGAGCACTCTTTAACCACTTGAAGGTTTACAAAGGACCAGACCATCCACATGAGGCACAAAAGCCAGTTGACCTGCCAATTAGGGACAAAAGgataaacaaagaaagataG
- the LOC101220843 gene encoding probable leucine-rich repeat receptor-like serine/threonine-protein kinase At3g14840 isoform X3 has translation MSLGKLTTLKEFQIGDNNFSGPIPNFIRNWTNLTKLFIQASGLSGPIPSDIGLLTKLSDLRISDLSASSPFPSLRNLKDMTILVLRSCNISGRLPNYLDRMPSLKILDLSFNSLSGRIPTRFDALKGLDNIFLTGNMLNGSVPDWMLKGNGIDLSYNNFTVSVAGESCRSQKMNLFASSSQEDYGVLSCLAGSSCSKSWYSLHINCGGKEETINGTTVFKGDRNAGSSMFFVTGTNWAISNTGTFLDDDGGSRDEYTATNSSTLSMINPELYMTARVSPLSVTYFGFCMGNGNYTVSLHFAEIMFTDDKTFSSLGRRIFDVYLQKKLVLENFNIVDAAGDVGKAVIKKFPVTVVNGTVEIRFYWAGKGTNAIPVSGVYGPLISAISVDPDFEPPFDGEETGKSGIPVGAVIGIAAAAVFVVLLAVGILWWSICLRHERTLEQELRGLDLQTCSFTLRQIKVATNNFDAANKIGEGGFGPVYKGVLADGTTIAVKQLSSKSKQGNREFVNEIGMISALQHPHLVKLYGCCIEGNQLLLVYEYMENNSLAHALFGQEESELELDWSTRQKICVGIARGLAYLHEESRLKIVHRDIKATNILLDKDLNPKISDFGLAKLDEEGNTHISTRIAGTFGYMAPEYAMQGHLTDKADVYSFGVVALEIVSGRMNTTLWAANDCSYLLDSALKFKEKNSLLELVDPGLGSNFNKGEALRMIKIALHCTNVSPAARPNMSSVVSMLEGRQGIEDIVSNPSVTKEARNAAWTRLLQDNDRSNNANQKHGLLADVSTTGSSTSGSDLYPINVSQYLNNRDTIL, from the exons GACAATTCT GGTATTGAGAAGTTGCAACATCTCTGGAAGGCTGCCCAACTATCTGGACAGGATGCCATCATTGAAAATCTT AGACCTCAGCTTTAACAGTCTAAGTGGACGAATTCCAACCAGATTTGATGCTCTTAAAGGGTTGGATAACAT atttttaactGGAAACATGCTAAATGGATCAGTGCCTGATTGGATGTTGAAAGGGAATGGCAT TGATCTTTCCTATAATAATTTTACAGTCAGTGTTGCTGGGGAAAGTTGCCGGTCCCAAAAAAT GAACCTCTTTGCAAGCTCGTCACAAGAGGATTA TGGAGTTCTTTCATGTTTAGCAGGCTCATCCTGTTCAAAAT CTTGGTACTCTCTTCATATAAATTGTGGTGGGAAGGAAGAAACCATAAATGGAACTACAGTTTTTAAAGGAGACCGAAATGCGGGGAGCTCTATGTTTTTTGTAACTGGAACAAATTGGGCAATCAGCAACACTGGTACTTTTTTGGATGATGATGGTGGCTCTCGAGATGAATACACCGCAACAAATTCTTCTACTCTTTCTATGATAAATCCTGAACTGTACATGACTGCTCGTGTTTCTCCATTATCTGTTACTTACTTTGGGTTCTGTATGGGAAATGGAAACTACACTGTAAGCCTCCATTTTGCAGAGATAATGTTTACTGATGACAAGACATTCAGTAGTCTCGGAAGACGCATATTTGATGTTTATCTGCAG AAAAAGCTGGTGCTAGAGAATTTCAATATAGTGGATGCAGCAGGTGATGTAGGTAAAGCAGTCATAAAAAAATTCCCAGTTACTGTGGTGAATGGAACTGTGGAGATCCGCTTCTATTGGGCAGGGAAGGGGACAAATGCCATCCCTGTGAGTGGAGTCTATGGTCCTCTTATATCTGCCATTTCAGTAGATCCTG ACTTTGAACCTCCATTTGATGGTGAAGAAACTGGAAAATCTGGTATACCTGTAGGTGCAGTGATCGGCATCGCAGCTGCTGCGGTTTTTGTTGTATTATTGGCCGTTGGAATCTTGTGGTGGAGCATATGCCTACGACATGAAAGGACACTTGAACAAG AGTTACGAGGTTTGGACTTGCAAACTTGCTCTTTTACATTAAGGCAAATAAAAGTCGCCACAAACAATTTTGATGCTGCCAATAAGATTGGAGAAGGTGGTTTCGGTCCTGTCTATAAG GGTGTTCTTGCGGATGGCACAACAATTGCAGTAAAGCAACTGTCTTCTAAATCAAAGCAAGGAAATCGTGAATTCGTGAATGAGATTGGCATGATATCTGCTTTGCAACACCCACATCTAGTCAAGCTTTATGGATGTTGTATTGAAGGGAATCAGCTTTTGTTAGTATATGAATACATGGAAAACAATAGCCTTGCCCATGCCTTGTTTG GTCAAGAAGAAAGTGAATTAGAACTGGATTGGTCAACAAGACAAAAGATCTGTGTTGGTATAGCAAGAGGTTTGGCTTATCTTCATGAAGAGTCAAGACTAAAGATTGTCCACAGGGACATCAAAGCTACTAATATTCTGTTAGACAAAGATCTAAACCCCAAGATATCCGACTTCGGCTTGGCCAAGCTTGATGAAGAAGGAAATACTCATATAAGCACTCGAATTGCTGGAACTTT TGGATACATGGCGCCAGAATATGCAATGCAAGGACACTTAACTGATAAAGCAGATGTTTATAGCTTTGGAGTTGTAGCTTTAGAAATAGTTAGCGGAAGGATGAACACCACTTTATGGGCAGCGAACGATTGCTCTTATCTTCTAGACTCG GCACTGaagtttaaagaaaagaacagTTTATTGGAGCTAGTTGATCCAGGGTTAGGCTCCAACTTCAACAAAGGAGAGGCACTGAGAATGATCAAAATTGCTCTCCACTGTACTAATGTCTCTCCTGCAGCAAGACCTAACATGTCATCTGTAGTGAGCATGTTGGAAGGCAGGCAGGGTATTGAGGACATAGTGTCAAATCCAAGTGTCactaaagaagcaagaaatgCAGCATGGACTCGATTATTGCAAGACAACGACCGATCTAATAATGCAAACCAGAAGCATGGTCTGTTGGCTGATGTTTCGACAACAGGTTCTTCAACCTCTGGAAGCGATCTCTATCCGATCAACGTATCTCAGTACTTGAACAACAGAGATACTATACTATGA
- the LOC101220843 gene encoding probable leucine-rich repeat receptor-like serine/threonine-protein kinase At3g14840 isoform X4: protein MAFSVAGESCRSQKMNLFASSSQEDYGVLSCLAGSSCSKSWYSLHINCGGKEETINGTTVFKGDRNAGSSMFFVTGTNWAISNTGTFLDDDGGSRDEYTATNSSTLSMINPELYMTARVSPLSVTYFGFCMGNGNYTVSLHFAEIMFTDDKTFSSLGRRIFDVYLQKKLVLENFNIVDAAGDVGKAVIKKFPVTVVNGTVEIRFYWAGKGTNAIPVSGVYGPLISAISVDPDFEPPFDGEETGKSGIPVGAVIGIAAAAVFVVLLAVGILWWSICLRHERTLEQELRGLDLQTCSFTLRQIKVATNNFDAANKIGEGGFGPVYKGVLADGTTIAVKQLSSKSKQGNREFVNEIGMISALQHPHLVKLYGCCIEGNQLLLVYEYMENNSLAHALFGQEESELELDWSTRQKICVGIARGLAYLHEESRLKIVHRDIKATNILLDKDLNPKISDFGLAKLDEEGNTHISTRIAGTFGYMAPEYAMQGHLTDKADVYSFGVVALEIVSGRMNTTLWAANDCSYLLDSALKFKEKNSLLELVDPGLGSNFNKGEALRMIKIALHCTNVSPAARPNMSSVVSMLEGRQGIEDIVSNPSVTKEARNAAWTRLLQDNDRSNNANQKHGLLADVSTTGSSTSGSDLYPINVSQYLNNRDTIL from the exons ATGGCAT TCAGTGTTGCTGGGGAAAGTTGCCGGTCCCAAAAAAT GAACCTCTTTGCAAGCTCGTCACAAGAGGATTA TGGAGTTCTTTCATGTTTAGCAGGCTCATCCTGTTCAAAAT CTTGGTACTCTCTTCATATAAATTGTGGTGGGAAGGAAGAAACCATAAATGGAACTACAGTTTTTAAAGGAGACCGAAATGCGGGGAGCTCTATGTTTTTTGTAACTGGAACAAATTGGGCAATCAGCAACACTGGTACTTTTTTGGATGATGATGGTGGCTCTCGAGATGAATACACCGCAACAAATTCTTCTACTCTTTCTATGATAAATCCTGAACTGTACATGACTGCTCGTGTTTCTCCATTATCTGTTACTTACTTTGGGTTCTGTATGGGAAATGGAAACTACACTGTAAGCCTCCATTTTGCAGAGATAATGTTTACTGATGACAAGACATTCAGTAGTCTCGGAAGACGCATATTTGATGTTTATCTGCAG AAAAAGCTGGTGCTAGAGAATTTCAATATAGTGGATGCAGCAGGTGATGTAGGTAAAGCAGTCATAAAAAAATTCCCAGTTACTGTGGTGAATGGAACTGTGGAGATCCGCTTCTATTGGGCAGGGAAGGGGACAAATGCCATCCCTGTGAGTGGAGTCTATGGTCCTCTTATATCTGCCATTTCAGTAGATCCTG ACTTTGAACCTCCATTTGATGGTGAAGAAACTGGAAAATCTGGTATACCTGTAGGTGCAGTGATCGGCATCGCAGCTGCTGCGGTTTTTGTTGTATTATTGGCCGTTGGAATCTTGTGGTGGAGCATATGCCTACGACATGAAAGGACACTTGAACAAG AGTTACGAGGTTTGGACTTGCAAACTTGCTCTTTTACATTAAGGCAAATAAAAGTCGCCACAAACAATTTTGATGCTGCCAATAAGATTGGAGAAGGTGGTTTCGGTCCTGTCTATAAG GGTGTTCTTGCGGATGGCACAACAATTGCAGTAAAGCAACTGTCTTCTAAATCAAAGCAAGGAAATCGTGAATTCGTGAATGAGATTGGCATGATATCTGCTTTGCAACACCCACATCTAGTCAAGCTTTATGGATGTTGTATTGAAGGGAATCAGCTTTTGTTAGTATATGAATACATGGAAAACAATAGCCTTGCCCATGCCTTGTTTG GTCAAGAAGAAAGTGAATTAGAACTGGATTGGTCAACAAGACAAAAGATCTGTGTTGGTATAGCAAGAGGTTTGGCTTATCTTCATGAAGAGTCAAGACTAAAGATTGTCCACAGGGACATCAAAGCTACTAATATTCTGTTAGACAAAGATCTAAACCCCAAGATATCCGACTTCGGCTTGGCCAAGCTTGATGAAGAAGGAAATACTCATATAAGCACTCGAATTGCTGGAACTTT TGGATACATGGCGCCAGAATATGCAATGCAAGGACACTTAACTGATAAAGCAGATGTTTATAGCTTTGGAGTTGTAGCTTTAGAAATAGTTAGCGGAAGGATGAACACCACTTTATGGGCAGCGAACGATTGCTCTTATCTTCTAGACTCG GCACTGaagtttaaagaaaagaacagTTTATTGGAGCTAGTTGATCCAGGGTTAGGCTCCAACTTCAACAAAGGAGAGGCACTGAGAATGATCAAAATTGCTCTCCACTGTACTAATGTCTCTCCTGCAGCAAGACCTAACATGTCATCTGTAGTGAGCATGTTGGAAGGCAGGCAGGGTATTGAGGACATAGTGTCAAATCCAAGTGTCactaaagaagcaagaaatgCAGCATGGACTCGATTATTGCAAGACAACGACCGATCTAATAATGCAAACCAGAAGCATGGTCTGTTGGCTGATGTTTCGACAACAGGTTCTTCAACCTCTGGAAGCGATCTCTATCCGATCAACGTATCTCAGTACTTGAACAACAGAGATACTATACTATGA